CACATACCCGACACTAACGAGATCATCTCCTTCGGATCAGGTTATGGAGGCAACTCACTCCTGGGCAAGAAATGTTTTGCTCTTCGTATTGGTTCAACAATAGCCAAGCGTGAAGGTTGGCTGGCCGAACACATGCTCATCCTGGGCATCACCAACCCTCAGGGCGTCAAGAAGTACATTGCTGCCGCTTTCCCCTCTGCCTGTGGCAAGACCAACCTGGCCATGATGACGCCCTCGCTGCCCGGCTATAAAGTAGAGTGCGTGGGCGACGACATCGCCTGGATGAAGTTTGACGAGGACGGAGTCTTGCGCGCCATTAATCCTGAGAATGGTTTCTTCGGCGTGGCTCCTGGCACTTCCATGCACACCAACCCCGTGGCTATGAAAACCGTTCTCTCCAACACAATCTTCACCAACGTTGCCAAGACGAGTGATGGAGGAGTGTTCTGGGAAGGTCTGGAGAAGGAGATCCCCAACGATGTTACCATCACGTCCTGGTTGGGCGACACCAACTGGAGTAAAGAATCCGGCAAGCCAGCCGCTCACCCCAACTCCAGATTCTGCACCCCAGCCGGCCAATGCCCCATCATCGACCCTGCCTGGGAAGACTCTAAGGGCGTGCCCATCTCTGCTATTCTCTTCGGCGGAAGACGACCTCAGGGAGTGCCTCTGGTGTACGAGGCATTCGACTGGAAGCACGGCGTGATGGTAGGAGCAGCTATGAGATCTGAGGCAACGGCTGCAGCCGAACATAAGGCTAAGGTCATCATGCACGACCCCTTCGCCATGAGACCATTCTTCGGCTACAACTTCGGTCACTACCTACAGCACTGGCTTAGCATGGAGACCCGCACAAGCAAGCCCCTTCCCAAGATCTTCCACGTTAACTGGTTCCGCAAGAGCGAGAAGGGACGCTTCATTTGGCCAGGTTTCGGGGAGAACGTGCGAGTCCTGGACTGGATCCTAAAGCGAATCGATGGTGAGAACGTGGCCGAAGAGAGCGCCATAGGACTCCTTCCAAAATCCACTTCCATCAATATAGCAGGTCTCGAGGAACACAACATTGATATGGACGAGCTGTTCAGCCTTCCCAAAGAGTTCTGGGAACAGGAGGTGCGCGACATCGCCAAATACTTTGACGAACAAGTTGGCGACGACCTGCCCAACGAGGTGCGGGATCAACTCAAAATACTAGGGAAACGAGTCGAAAAGTTGTAACCTGTCAGATAAACGGGTTTTGTTGGGTGATGCTTTGGCCAGCAGTTGTAGCAATAAAAACACGTGTAATTCCTATATATAGCACGGAGAATGTACATGTGTTCGCTATGGAAGTTTAGGCTGCGAAATTCTCTCGCGAAATGCACATATCAAAGTTTTAATTCAGTTCATTACAGCCATTATCATAATCGTCACGTTTATTTTACCCTTGTCTTTTCGCTGCACGTTCTTCTCATTTTGACACACCTGTGCAATGTTCTCTCTTTACTGATTGAAATGTTTAGTTTTCAATGTTCCTTTTTCACTGTCCCAGCTGTGCTGGACACTGCTCTGCTGTGCATgagttttaaaacattttacgtTTGGTGTATGtggttctttttttcctttcctttatagaaagatcaaaattcatctcatattattttcatatatatatacatatatacaaatggaaactAAATGAGTTTTTCATATCCAACGTCAACTGTCATAAAGCTGAGGTCTTACAGTGCAAGATATGGTCAGAGGTAGAAGTCTGGCAGGTCATGGGTAGCATATGGATACACTGCTTAAGGGAAAGCATTAATGTAataccacgtctctctctctctctctctctctctctctctctctctctctctctctctctctctctctcatcatcatcatctccaagtcGAAAATTCTCGACAACCTCGATCACTTCTATTTCCCGCGAGACACCAACGTAAAAACTGCCTTTCCTTCATCGTTTCTACTCGTGTAATTTCTATATGCCTTCGTCTTCCTTCATTATGGGGGCAAAATCACTCGTCATTTTCCGTGCTTGTCCTTTTCTACCCCAATCATCAGTCTAAAGTTTCATAACCTCTACattctacattcttttttctcttatcttctaTTCTTTTTATGTCTTGAATTATCGTATTTAACCTTTCCAAGCCCTTGTTCATCCTATTCTTCTTTCATCCACTTGTGTGCACTTTTCCACTCTCatggcaccaccctccctcaGGTTTATGACTTCGCCTGTGTTACTTAGGTTTTCGGTGGTTCTGCTACGGTTCTCTGCGGTTCCACTACGGTTCTCAGCGGTTCTGCTACGGCTCTCTGCAGTTCTACCACGGTTCTCTGCGGCTCTGCTACAGCTCTGTGGTTCTGCTAGTTGTGTTTGTGTTCCGGTTCTCTGAGGCTCTGCTCCGGTTCTCTGCAGTTTTGCTACAGTTCTCTATGTTTCTACTACAGTTCTGTGATTCTGCTACGGTTTTCTGCTGTTCTGCTACAGTTCTCTTGTGGTTCTGTTACGGTTCTTTGTGGTTCTGCTACGGTTCTTTGTGGTTCTGCTACGGTTCTCTGTGGTTCTGTGACAGTTCTCTCTTCTGCTACGGTTCTGCTACGTTTCTCTGTGGTTCTGTGACGGTTCTCTGTGGTTCTGCTATGGTTCTCTGTGGTTCTGCTACGGTTCTCTGCGGTTCTGCTACGTTTCTCTGTGGTTCTGCTACGGTTCTCTGTGGTTCTGTGACGGTTCTCTGTGGTTCAGCTACGGTTCTCTGTGGTTCTACTACGGTTCTCTGTGGTTCAGCTACGGTTCTCTGTGGTTTTTGCTACGGTTCTCTGGCACAGCACGAGGGGTCGACAAGAGGGTACGGGAAAACGTAATCCTCGCTCTCCACAGAATACCACAGTATCAGTcccttgggatgagagtgggtGGTTGTGGCCGGCGGAGCCGGGCTATACAGCATGTGTGCATCCATGGGATGTGATAAGCACGTCGCTACCTATTACGATTAGTGACAGAAGGTCCGTCGCCTCATTTGCACAGTCCCATAATTCGCTCTCGCAATCGTCCCGAAGCCTGATGACACTTACAGACAGACGCACCGTCATCTTCTGCCGTGCCTAACAAAGTCAAAAAAACGATTCAGGTCTATAAAACGGTACGAAATAACGGACCATCAAGCAAGACGGAGATGATTTCCGTCCCGAGAACATCAAAGGACGAGATGTCTCAGCTCCGCGTTTTTCTACATGACCGATGAGTAGATGTAGTAAGATCAGGTGAGCAAGGCAGACACATCCCTGGCCTGGGAGTGAGAagtcacctcccccctccctccccaacccttcccctcGTTTTCCACTGACAATCAGACACACGTCTTGCAAAGGCACAATGTGCATATACCTGTTTACACGGGAAAATCAGGGGAGAAATACACTGTACTGCAGACCACGACCTCTAGCGAGTGTGGTCTGTTAAACGCCGATAAGGGCCATCAGAAACCAAACATATGATTACTTGCTCAGGAGAAGGTAACGGAGCAGCGATAATGGTCGTGTGTCACTTGTTAAAGCAAAATGGGAAGGCTGACTTTTTGCCTCTGGGTTCGGACTTAAAAAGACGACCTCATgcgacacccacacccccagatcTCCCGGCTTTCTATGACTGAGGGACTAATACCGAAGGAGACGTACGTAATCAGTGGGTGGACTGTTCGCCCTGGGATTACCACTAAGACCCATTGGACATCGtgctatacgagagagagagagagagagagagagagagagagagagagagagagagagagagagagagagagagagagagaggacgacttTGGTGGACCGAAAAAATCATCtgagtggaaggagggagaggaagagaccaATGTCAGGAGGCGCCTTCCTCCAGCTGGGTCGCAGAGGGAGGCTCAAGTCTTGGAACCGATGTCACTTTTGGATGTCATTTATGAGTAAACCAGTTGGCAGGACGACCTCGGCAACATCCGGGTTGCCTCTGGATGACGTTATGATCGTGGGAGAAGTGAATGGGAAGGTGTTCAGGACGGCGATCCTCTAACAACAGACCTGACACAGCCCCCCTAAACCTTTGGGGTCAGATGCTTGGATGATGAAAGTTCTGGAGTCCAAGTGACGAAGGTGTGAGGCCGGTTTTGAGACTTGCCTTCTTGCCCGTGACACACAAATCCAACTGTGGAAggacatctaaaaaaaaaaaaaaggtgacattAGCgcccaccttaaaaaaaaaaaaaagtcacttctCTCTGGGAAAACAAGAGAAGCGATTTGAAAACTCGCCTggaaactaacccccccccccataaatatatataggggaaagatgaggaaaaattccTCTGTATCTTCATATCTGTCAACGAATGGGACAAGTACACGTACAGTGGAAAGTGCATGTACTAAACATGAAAAAAGGTATATGATGGTAAGTTCAGAATATAATCCCCTCACAGATgttacatgtatgtatttacatgcatgtataaacacacatgtacacagtaaaacatatatatatatatatatatatatatatatatatatatatatatatatatatatatatatatatatatatatatattgcagtaggtcacagtggtgcgcgtgatctggtatctgctgataaccacgaggaaaatgaaacacggtaagttcccaagtgcactttcgtgtaatgatcacatcgtcaggggagatatatctccccgttttttaattttccaaaacagggaacagagaagggggccaagtgaggatattccctctcaggctcagtcctctgttcttaacgctacctcgctaacgcgggaaatggcgaacatgtatgagaaaaaggaaaaaagagaaaaaatatatatatgtatatcacatattGCCCTCCAATAGCAAGAATTCGAACTCTACACTATTTGGGTGATTACTGGGTACGCTAAGCACATGGCTATGCTCGCCCATATTAGGGGCGACCATAGCAGATTGGTTAGCGTACCCAGCAATCACGCAAATAgcgctgggttcgaatccttgctgttggagggcattctGTTCTATAAAAAGTGACcattcatatgcaatatattttggaaaagtgtgtgaaaggagaaagctgagagtaaatgtgaataagagcaaggttattaggtacagtagggttgagggacaagtcaattgggaggtaagtttgaatagagaaaagttggaagaagtgaagtgttttggatatctgggagtggacttagcagcagatggaaacttggaagcggaagcgagtcacagggttggggtgggggcgaaggttctgggagcgatgaagaatgtgaggcaggcgagaacgttatctcggagagcaaaaatgggtatgtttgaaggaatagtggttccaacaatgttatatggttgcgaggcatgggctatagataaggttgtacggaggtgggtagaagtgttggaaatgaagtgttttgaggacaatatgtggtgtgaggtggtttcatcgagtaattaacgaaagggtaagagagctgtgtggaaataaaaagggtgtagttgagagagaagatGCTTGTGCTAAGTAGCAAACAGAAACAGAGACGGCTGGAGCCTTCTGAGATGCTGAGTGTGTCCATGCTGACTCATAGCGTGTGTCCCTGGTGGTGTGACATTCCTCTCGTTATTTCCAGTCTTGATTCTATCATTCACCTATGTTACAGTACCTATCATTTTCCATTCTTTGTTGTTTCACGCTTTTGCAACCCTGTTTCCCGGTGATACCCAAGACCACTGTTAGTTAGATCCGGTATCTTGCAAGGGCGCAAAACCTACAGAAACTAATGATCAGAATCTTCTTCATATGTGATCCCATTTTCCAGCAGAGACTAAGGAAAGAAGGTAAGAAACATGCCATTCCTTACGTAACTTAACGAAGGAATATTCTGGTATCATCTGCCCAGGTTACCACGCCACTTCTTCCCCCTAAAACAATCAAGGTCACTTAGCGGATTTTGGCCTCAAACATCATATTCCTTTCCGTCCGTAACCATAGCCAACAACTTAGAAAAACAGGAAACTTTACAGAGAAACGTAACTGGTTCCTTGACTAGTCTGGAGTCACCTGACTGACCCGTACTCTTGGACCATGAGCTTGTATGATGGGAACAGCTGCGTTCTCACGTCATATGCTCTTGACTGCGTCCCCAAGCTGGGTACGCACACCTACGGCTCCCAGCATCTCTGGCTTGCACAACTTGCAGATGAAACGCGTCACTCCCTACGCAGCCAGGTAGATTACGTTATCGTAGCGGAGGAGGACAGCGTCTCTGTCTTACGTCACGTATGGTGACGGTGGCTGCCTACCCCGGCCGGAGTCCAGGAGCGGCCAACAAAAACGCTTACACCAGCAAGCTACGTCGTTAAGGCAGCACAATGCATGGCGGTAGTTCCTGATCTTATCTCCGTAAACTTTGGATACCTCAGCCTTTCCGTCTTTCCCTATCGACAGCGGTGTCTCCCAGGGTCCTATCCTGTCTCCTATCCTCCCCATCTTTAAAATCGAAGATTTCCTTACTACAACAGATCATCAGATGCACCCGATACGCTAACGACTTAACACTGCCCTTCTCCGCTCCCTTTAGATCCACTCCATCAGCTCTTGCTTAACCTACAGCACGTTTCAACTCTCTATGAATTCTGATTTGGACAGACTAGCCTAGTAGGGCACACGCGGATTGGACAGCCTAGCCCGATGGAAGTGACGcaacctggttaagtttaatgcctctaaaaaCTAATTTCCATTTTTTACCTCTCCCTCTGAAACCCCCTTACATCTTTCCCCTCATTTTTGATGGATGTGAAATTCTGCCAATCAACACAAACATACCCGATATCACTGTAACATATATCCTGAAAATTTCGTCAAATAAATCCCGCTTCCACAATCTTAAAAACCACAAAGTTCTTGACAAattactgcatcacatgattactgtgtggtgcaTTTCTTAAAAGGCAAATTCACCGTTTCTTCCCGATCAtaaatcatttttcctcttctcttatttctccctctctttaacCCCTTCTAAATTTAAATTCAGGCCTAGCATCGATGTGACTCATGTCTGTGACTAAAGCCTTTAACATGactaataataacataataataacataataataataataataataataataataataataataataataatcaataagaagaagaacaacaggaACATCATGGTCTTACCGAACTACTGCCACGTCAACGCCAAGTTATTAACCCAAATCGAATAATCTTGGGAACACTCAAATGTTCAAGGTAATTCCAAGACTCCCACTAAGTACACTGGCGTCCTGTAATTAAAGATAAGTACCTGTATAATATACAACTTCCGCCCCGTGGAGTAGGAGTTGGTATATAGAAACAATCACCAGTCTTGGGACATAAGTCCTTTAATATCATTTTATAAGCACCAGTTTTAGAGAATACGTAAAATTCTGTagaaattaatcaaatgagattaaTAATACGATTACAAAAAGCGCAAGAACTTCTTGCGGATATGCTTCTGATTAATGGTGCAAAGGGTGTTGCTTACACGCACTAGTAATGATACGCTCGTCATTTTCCCTGAAGATACTTAGACCTGTCGTCTCTAATTAGGGAGTGTCACGCGTGTGAGGTACAAGCTGCAAGGTACAAAACTAATGGTGGAAACGTTTTGATAATTACAATTAACTTTCAGGGGCACTAAAGAGTATGGAGAGAGCATAATCCTAGTCTGCCGGCAGCAACGTTTTCTTGCGCAACTTGGTTACGTACGAAGATAGAGGTCTTAATAACATTAATCATAAGTAATGTGCGCAAGACGAAAGACTTGTATATTCATAACAAGCACAGGCCTGATATCTAGGCAAAACACGCTGTATATAAAGCAGGGATAGTAAAGTACCTATTCAGCTAGTATGGCAAATTAAGAAGGTAAATAAATCTATACACACTCGTATTCAGGTAATAATTCTGGATCTAAGGGCATCACACTTTAATCCACACCTCGTAATAACCAGCTCACCGACCTCCTACCCcatagagtcaggaaggacaagacgTACACTTATTTTGACTGTGTTAGATGTTGTTTTCTAATCAATTTTCTTAGGGAATATAAGTATTGTTTTGTGGATTCATGCATAACGACTTCCAAGGTGCATTTGCATTCCAGGATGACCTGCGTATCTTTGTCCtttaatattttataaattctaaTTTCCCATTTATAAACAAGTACTGGTTAATATTTCCCGGTGAATTATCACGTAAATTCAACCTTTAACTTTCGGTGTAAACCGTTCACCCCAAGCGCCGGCCTAGCCCTACTACTGTTGGTGATTCCTCACTTTCTCCATTACATGCTTTTCCAACATTTATTACTATTACCCAACTGAACAAGAGCAGGAAACTCGAACTAGAATGTTAGAACAACAGACCAAGAACTCACGTTAATATCGTTCGGTAAACCCTGTTATCGGGGCTTGAGCCAAGTTGATCCGATATCATGTAATGGTATCCTCTTCTAAATGGTTCATCAATGACGGGACTGTGAGGTGGTGGGAAGACACGGATGATACTAAAAAGACAGTTTAAGACAACGTCGCCTTTTACAAAAGTACTATAACAAAACAGTCAACACAAGCACTTCTGTCTAGATGTAAGTAATCGCATTAGCCACACGAGGAAAAGGATATCCACACAGATAACGCCGCGACGCTGCACTAGCTACTGTCTGTTCAGGTGTCGCGGACAACTGAATGCAAAAGGCCAACCAACTTGGAAACACCCGGTAGTTACGATGGTCCTCAGCAATTGACTAATGGTGTCCGAAAGCGTCTGAGAGGTTCCTGGCTCGTTCACGGCGAGAGATTACAAATTACTACGACTGTTTTATGCGAGAAAACTGATGACCTTTTTCTTAAGTCTCTGACTTTGAAGTATAGCGAATTTATGATACCAGGTAAATAATAGTTAGTCAGTTGTCCATATTTTGGAGACCTGCCAAGATACAGAAAAACGGACAGCAGCCAGTAATAAAATTTTTCTGACGTCCTTCCATATAGAAACGCACGGCGCAgtactagtttatatatatatatatatatatatatatatatatatatatatatatatatatatatatatatatatatatattcagtaggtTACAACATACCTAACTAGCATGGGCTCATATCAACAGCGCAATTAACGACCGGTGTAAATCACTCACTACCCTCAGGAATCGTGTCTCCTTGGCAGTGTCACTGCAACGCCATCATCCTACAATGAACGTTTCACCTTCGACTGGCCACCACACTATCCCTTATCTACCTGGGAGTGATTTACTTGGTTGGAAGttttcctttgaattcctttaaAAAGTTAACGGTATGACCAGACAGTGTCTATTCCAGATGAACAAAAAGGATGTGGACTATATTCTTAATGGCAAGAGCTCGGGGGGAATATCAACACAAGATTTCACTAAATACCTCTTGCAGTATCAATCTCTGGCACATGAAAATGGAGACACACaatttctcaaaaagaaaaaaaatattttgccatTTTGACCCCCTGCGCTAGTAAGATAAACTTAATCAAAACGTGTCTAGGTGGATCCGAAAAGAAGGACATGACTAACTCCACTTCGCTTACTAATGAGTACTTTCCTTAGCAGTACTGATTATCTTCATTCACTCTGTACGCCCATAATTTGCATATTTTTCAAGGGCGACTCAAGCCAATCTTTTGTTGCTCTCCGCGAGCTTGTAGCACACCACCATGGTTTGCCTAGCGAAGATCGGCCTCGGGGTAGATCTTCAATGATAACTTTCGTGTTACATTACCCTCAAATGTTTGACTCAGAAGTGACAGCCTAGAGCATCTTCACAGATTCTCTTATGATGTCAGTCCGATAATGTACAATTTGATAATGAGTTAAGAAATTTCATTACAGTTCTATTAAATGTTAAtatttctatcatcaaataccgTATCATGAACGAAAAAGCCTATCTAAATGCTCAAATCTATGCAAAACGGGGAAACACTCCACGGGCATTCACTTTCAGGGCCAATTTACCCGAACGACGggatctcagaaagcaaaaaaaaaataaaatgaaataaagcaACGAGAGGCAAACACTATTTGTGATTTACAGCTCCACGCAATAACCAACATGTTCGATAGAACTCATTAGAAAAACATCATcatatcatttctgaaaccatcaTCATGGGATTTGACAACTGCAATGAATCGGCTAATTACTGACTTAAAAACAACGACATTTAATATGTCGACTATCAAGCGGCACCAACTTCTTTATTTCAAGTTTCAAAAGTTTATGCATCACATCCGCGTTGCAATTATTCACAAGCCCTACGAAATTGACGAACTGACGACTAAAACAATACAGTTGTATAACTTCGCCTCATAAAGCAGATACTTCACGATAAACTTCCCATGTTTTCGTCGCGCATTTCAATACTGCAGTGACTGACCTCCGAATCAAGGTTATCACCACATGACTGTCCTCCGAACCAAGGTTATTATCACAAGATAATCTAGTAACGTACACATGACTCATGACAACGGTGAACAAAACAAGATGATTTAGTTACTTACATATGACTCATGGCAACTGTGAACGAAATGATTTAGTAACGTACATATCTAATGACACTGTGAACGAAATAAGCTTCCTTCAACGAAGTCCTGTATAGTCTAACACGCTTCTTATCTCAAAAGATAATTTAGTTGTCACGTAGAATTACATTGAACGCTAGTAAACGAGTCCTGTTGTTTAAAAATGAACACAATTTTCTCTTCACTAACACGAGTATTTAAACGGAATCATGTATTCTATAACACCAACTATTCAATATACAATTATCTTTTAAGAAGACGCACATACAAATACCCGTCTTGGAACATACAAATACCCGTCTTGGAACACACAAATACCCGTCTTGGAACATACAAATACCCGTCTTGGAACAGACAAATACCCGTCTTGGAACAGACATAATTCAAAACAGACGCGTACTTAAGGCTAACTACGAGGTCATCACAGCCTTCCCTGTGCTAACCTTCCAAACAAACCACTGAACCTCACCTCAATTAACGGTTCTTGCTTTTACCTGGGGTTCCTGGGGGGTATATCATTACACACCCAGTGTCCGTGGTCATCTCAGAACATAAGAAAATCTTGTACATGATGTGAAGACTGTTGTTTAACGGCAGACAAGGATTACCAACACGAGACAAAGGCACGTCATTCCTCCTCAGCCCACCATGCCCTTCTGTTTTGTTTACATCCGTGGTACTTTAATTACTGCGTGCCACATCACGCGGATGTATCTCTCTCTCAGGGGCACATCTCAGACAACGAATGAGGTGGAATATTCCACTTGGAAAATTTATGTCCTTTTACATAATATTAGGATTTCTGATCATTCTCATATAGTATGAGATACAATTTTGGAAACAAGAGGGCGTTTTATCATATATTAAAATGTTGGTTTCACATGAACTCGCGTTCTTTGAAATGTGCATAGGCTATTGACTTCTTGTGTTGAATAGTTATGGGTTCCTGTTGTTCAATGCTGTACTGAGTGACGCATTTATGAAATTTGTGTTCTGCGGGGTGAGCAAGAGGCTCTTTTACCGCTGCTGATAATCTTATTTACTTCAGATAGGAATGATGACTCATACTAACTCGTTTACTCTTGAGGAAGGTAATTCAAACGGCACGGGAGTGCATTACCACGGCGAGACGTGATTCTCGACATCACCAAAATTAGGAGATTTCACAAACGCACATAAGCACGATGTTGGAACATCACAAGAAATTCCATGAACACGGGCAGCATCAAATGACCCAAACTAATACAATAGAAGAAAAGCTAACATCTCATGCTGTTACGAAAACGCTTGATTTATCTACCCTTATACGACGCGAGAACATCGGAACTTGGCATCTATGTCAACGTCAACAATGACAACCACATGGAGACAGACACAGCGGCGCAGTCGACGTCCTTGACAAGTGCTAAGGCGCGGGGGCGTTGTGCATGGTAGGAGAGCATGTGGTTTTATAATGATCCTGAACACCTGAAGTAAATGGTGATTATCTTATAGATGATGGATGTacgtagcttgacgttgacggcctgaaTGACCCTACCAGTTGATAGGTAGAATATGCCCAGATAGCCTACAGCCAGGCACATGTTACATAACATACATTCACCCAGAATTTGCAACCCGTACACGCAGTCATTGACAGGAACCGCCGTGCTAGGCTTGGGCTCGTCGAACCTTTTACACAATGTGGTGAGGAGGTGTATGGTCGTAGAATTATCTGGGAGATTATTCGCTTGTTGTTTTATTGACTCTGGCAGGTCAAGGGCCATATATGTACAGAGCGTGTATAATAGAATTACTTCGGAACCGAAATTATGTATTCAAGATTTTTAGACTGGTGATTAATTTTATGTTGACGTTTGTGACCTTAATCACCCTGACAGTCCATAAGTCTAAAACTCAAATATCCATCCAACCTAACCAAGACGAAGTTGAGCTCCAGAACGCATcagctctcctcctctcctttttctttcgctctctttttcttcctcgtaGCACTCTCCGAAATCCTCCCACAAACTCTTAA
The window above is part of the Panulirus ornatus isolate Po-2019 chromosome 55, ASM3632096v1, whole genome shotgun sequence genome. Proteins encoded here:
- the LOC139765652 gene encoding phosphoenolpyruvate carboxykinase, cytosolic [GTP]-like — translated: MVFSTNNNSFATIITQEPRLTSVVSEASRVASEAAKKNLSFHSRCLPIVHGKLSDLNPKVRTFVEESARLCQPANVHICDGSERELRNLLNVMQQAGMIEPLPKYKNCWLARTDPGDVARVESKTFIVTKDRRETIPTPKEGVKGLLGNWMSPHDLKGAVQERFPGCMAGRTMYVVPYSMGPVGSPLSKIGVEVTDSPYVVASMRTMTRMGGKVLETLGEEDFVKCLHSVGCPLPLKKTLVNNWPCDPARTIVTHIPDTNEIISFGSGYGGNSLLGKKCFALRIGSTIAKREGWLAEHMLILGITNPQGVKKYIAAAFPSACGKTNLAMMTPSLPGYKVECVGDDIAWMKFDEDGVLRAINPENGFFGVAPGTSMHTNPVAMKTVLSNTIFTNVAKTSDGGVFWEGLEKEIPNDVTITSWLGDTNWSKESGKPAAHPNSRFCTPAGQCPIIDPAWEDSKGVPISAILFGGRRPQGVPLVYEAFDWKHGVMVGAAMRSEATAAAEHKAKVIMHDPFAMRPFFGYNFGHYLQHWLSMETRTSKPLPKIFHVNWFRKSEKGRFIWPGFGENVRVLDWILKRIDGENVAEESAIGLLPKSTSINIAGLEEHNIDMDELFSLPKEFWEQEVRDIAKYFDEQVGDDLPNEVRDQLKILGKRVEKL